Proteins encoded together in one Vibrio metoecus window:
- a CDS encoding NAD(P)-dependent oxidoreductase: MKVSFIGLGVMGYPMAGHLQKAGFEVTVFNRTQAKAAAWAKQFGGQYAETVAECVKDADVVLTCVGNDDDVRNMTTAATGAIPAMKPGAVLIDHTTTSALLAEELSAAAQQAGLRFMDAPVSGGQAGAENGVLTIMCGGDEALFTEMQPIFAAYGRSSVLMGKAGQGQRAKMVNQICIAGVLNGLSEGLMLAEQAGLDIPNLVSCLKNGAAGSWQMENRALTMSQEKFDFGFSIDWMIKDLGFCLDEAAHLGLKLPMTESTIAAYQRLSQQGLGRMDTSVLIKAIKDAGSK, translated from the coding sequence ATGAAAGTCAGCTTTATTGGATTAGGTGTGATGGGATACCCCATGGCGGGTCATCTCCAGAAAGCCGGTTTTGAGGTGACGGTGTTTAACCGTACTCAAGCGAAAGCCGCGGCGTGGGCGAAACAGTTTGGCGGCCAATATGCTGAAACCGTCGCGGAATGCGTTAAGGATGCGGATGTGGTGCTGACTTGTGTCGGTAATGATGATGACGTACGCAACATGACCACGGCAGCCACAGGAGCTATACCCGCGATGAAACCGGGCGCGGTATTGATCGACCACACTACGACCTCCGCACTGCTTGCCGAAGAGCTTTCAGCGGCTGCGCAACAAGCGGGTTTACGTTTTATGGATGCGCCAGTTTCTGGTGGACAAGCTGGTGCCGAGAATGGTGTTTTAACCATTATGTGTGGTGGTGACGAAGCTCTCTTTACAGAGATGCAACCGATTTTTGCCGCTTACGGACGTTCTTCTGTACTGATGGGGAAAGCAGGGCAGGGGCAGCGCGCTAAAATGGTCAATCAGATCTGTATCGCTGGTGTGCTAAATGGCCTGTCTGAAGGACTGATGTTGGCAGAGCAAGCAGGGTTGGATATTCCAAATCTGGTGTCGTGTTTGAAAAATGGTGCGGCAGGATCTTGGCAGATGGAAAACCGTGCGCTCACCATGAGCCAAGAGAAGTTCGATTTTGGTTTTTCGATTGATTGGATGATCAAAGATTTAGGCTTCTGCCTTGATGAAGCCGCGCACTTAGGCTTGAAGCTTCCGATGACAGAAAGCACGATTGCGGCTTATCAACGCCTTTCACAACAAGGGCTAGGGCGAATGGATACTTCGGTGCTGATTAAAGCGATTAAAGATGCTGGCAGTAAGTAG
- a CDS encoding YebC/PmpR family DNA-binding transcriptional regulator yields MGRSFEVRKASMAKTQGAKIKVYSKYGKEIYVCAKNGGTDPDMNLSLRHLITKAKKDQVPAHVIEKALDKASGGAGEDYQPARYEGFGPGGASVIVDCLSDNGNRTYQDVRQCFVKTGAKIGTPGVVAHMFDHQAVFQFQGDDEEAILEALMMADAEVTDIELEDGVITVFAPNTEFFKVKTALNEAFPDLTLDVEEITFVPQNRTVVSGEDAEKFQKFLDMLDDCDDVQQVYHNADIE; encoded by the coding sequence ATGGGAAGAAGTTTTGAAGTGCGCAAAGCCTCTATGGCGAAAACTCAAGGCGCAAAAATTAAAGTTTACTCAAAATATGGTAAAGAGATTTACGTTTGTGCGAAAAACGGCGGTACTGACCCTGACATGAACTTATCGCTTCGTCACTTGATCACGAAAGCGAAAAAAGACCAAGTACCAGCGCACGTTATTGAAAAAGCACTGGATAAAGCCAGCGGTGGTGCAGGTGAAGATTACCAACCAGCACGTTACGAAGGTTTTGGCCCTGGTGGCGCAAGCGTGATCGTTGATTGTCTGAGTGACAACGGCAACCGTACTTACCAAGATGTTCGCCAATGCTTCGTGAAAACGGGCGCAAAAATTGGTACTCCTGGTGTCGTTGCACACATGTTTGATCACCAAGCAGTTTTCCAATTCCAAGGCGATGATGAAGAAGCGATTCTTGAAGCGCTTATGATGGCTGACGCAGAAGTGACAGACATTGAACTAGAAGATGGTGTGATCACTGTGTTTGCACCAAACACAGAATTCTTCAAAGTGAAAACCGCTTTGAACGAAGCATTCCCAGACCTGACTCTGGATGTGGAAGAGATCACTTTCGTTCCACAAAACCGCACAGTAGTGAGCGGCGAAGACGCAGAAAAATTCCAGAAGTTCCTCGATATGTTGGATGACTGCGACGACGTACAGCAGGTTTACCACAACGCGGATATCGAATAA
- a CDS encoding DUF3283 family protein, protein MSFNLALLTAEEKNKVELDKQASYLVWRLKQVKSGPEEITKQLTKIVSESEKQWFQQSVDKYKRVMGVA, encoded by the coding sequence ATGTCTTTCAACCTTGCATTACTGACTGCGGAAGAGAAAAACAAAGTAGAACTTGATAAACAAGCTTCTTATCTTGTTTGGCGACTTAAGCAGGTAAAATCAGGACCGGAAGAGATCACTAAGCAGCTGACCAAGATTGTTTCTGAAAGCGAAAAACAGTGGTTTCAACAGTCAGTAGATAAGTACAAAAGAGTGATGGGCGTTGCGTAG
- a CDS encoding PA3496 family putative envelope integrity protein: MSINSIDHDDMTSITNKWDSIEEIESQRPTKNVKSAEARRRIETLREIRESGLTIEEAKELGLLH; this comes from the coding sequence ATGTCCATTAATTCAATTGACCATGATGATATGACGAGCATTACCAACAAATGGGATTCAATTGAAGAAATTGAATCCCAGCGACCCACAAAAAACGTGAAGTCAGCGGAAGCAAGACGCCGTATCGAAACCTTACGTGAGATTCGTGAGAGCGGTCTGACAATAGAGGAAGCTAAAGAGCTTGGATTGCTACACTAG
- a CDS encoding transcriptional regulator, with amino-acid sequence MNELQVWLNDVHHWYQNRHNTSVTELQPLIFNVPPQLWSTPLDATQSKAIACWLDACLRQFEFYRTINGSQAQQYLNLAYGRFQLCVAQSGGDLALKSWCMRRMQQLMVLSLEHLNQQADGETLSHDLIEAHVKFMAFHAWNDDQGVKHRTPDQ; translated from the coding sequence ATGAATGAGTTGCAAGTTTGGTTGAATGATGTTCATCACTGGTATCAAAATCGCCATAACACTTCTGTGACTGAGTTACAGCCATTGATATTCAATGTCCCACCCCAACTTTGGAGTACACCGTTAGATGCAACCCAAAGTAAAGCCATTGCCTGTTGGCTTGATGCATGTCTGCGCCAATTTGAGTTTTATCGTACTATCAATGGTTCTCAGGCTCAGCAGTACCTCAATCTCGCCTATGGCCGATTTCAGCTCTGCGTCGCTCAATCTGGAGGGGATTTGGCATTGAAATCTTGGTGTATGCGCAGGATGCAACAATTGATGGTGCTCAGTCTTGAGCATCTCAATCAACAAGCAGATGGAGAAACACTGTCTCATGATCTGATCGAAGCTCATGTGAAATTCATGGCTTTTCATGCATGGAACGATGATCAAGGTGTAAAACATCGCACACCAGATCAGTAA
- a CDS encoding replication initiator protein RctB domain-containing protein — MSSEEKLLIKLPRTHKDGHLFEVSEAAIDWIEQYQHFKGVTKSIIELLNLISLRGLRSKDGLVSTTELIDATDGQLTRAAIQQRLRAAVAIGLFKQIPVRFEEGLAGKTMLHCFINPNQLISVLGSTSLVTESVKQSEKQKRSKALAQTQVNQRLLHEHGLNTPPAMKDEADQFVVSPTNWAGIIDQALAPPRTRKNYQKSMVSISGTRAVIETRSSKNIMTVDDLMTLFALFTLTVQYHDHHQDDYHFNAKQAPNKTPLYITDILSLRGKKDSGPARDSIRDSIDRIEFTDFQLHELTGRWLSENMPEGFKSDRFRFLARTITASEEAPIEGSDGEIRIKPNLYILVWEPSFFEELLTRDYFFLFPPEILKQHTLVFQLYSYFRSRMSRRHSDVMMLSELNQKLARNIEWRRFSMDLIRELRRLSEGKGSEDLFVVNLWGYHLTVKSTEDKGKVVDYQVDIKCDVEEVLRYSRAKTTNAGKRNMAPTLPNPLRNELVSKQKLAELSSIIDGEFEPIQRKAPSPRGRLGRRVKLRKHLVEINADEITITLSRYTSPEALERSITALAAMTGHAPSSIKEECVELIDKLDWLRVENDVIQYTTLSKLLELYNNQNESKHLSIEKLIAGLAVRRKVCKMVQDGHIDEMVYRALDEMAAGV, encoded by the coding sequence ATGAGCTCAGAAGAAAAACTCTTGATCAAATTGCCAAGAACTCACAAAGATGGTCATCTTTTTGAGGTCTCTGAAGCTGCAATCGACTGGATTGAACAGTATCAACACTTTAAAGGCGTGACCAAAAGTATTATTGAACTGTTGAATCTTATCTCACTACGCGGTTTGCGCAGCAAAGATGGATTAGTTTCAACCACAGAGCTAATTGATGCCACAGATGGTCAACTCACTCGTGCTGCAATTCAACAGCGTTTGAGAGCGGCAGTTGCCATTGGGTTATTTAAACAAATACCAGTGCGCTTTGAAGAAGGGCTAGCCGGTAAAACCATGTTGCATTGTTTTATCAACCCCAACCAATTGATCTCCGTGCTAGGATCAACCAGTTTGGTCACAGAGTCTGTTAAGCAAAGTGAAAAACAAAAGCGTTCAAAAGCGCTAGCGCAAACACAAGTAAATCAACGTTTGCTGCATGAGCATGGCTTGAATACTCCTCCAGCAATGAAAGATGAAGCTGATCAGTTTGTGGTATCACCCACTAATTGGGCTGGGATCATTGATCAAGCGTTAGCGCCACCCCGCACCCGTAAAAATTATCAAAAATCAATGGTATCGATTTCCGGTACTCGCGCAGTGATCGAAACTCGATCGTCTAAAAACATCATGACTGTCGATGATCTGATGACGTTATTTGCCTTGTTCACGTTAACCGTTCAGTACCATGATCACCATCAAGATGATTATCACTTCAACGCCAAGCAAGCTCCCAACAAAACGCCATTGTACATTACGGATATTCTTTCGCTGCGCGGTAAAAAAGACAGCGGTCCGGCGCGTGACTCAATCCGTGACAGTATTGACCGTATTGAATTTACCGATTTTCAGTTGCACGAACTGACTGGGCGTTGGCTCAGCGAAAACATGCCAGAAGGTTTTAAAAGCGATCGTTTCCGCTTTTTAGCTCGTACCATTACAGCGTCTGAAGAGGCTCCTATCGAGGGAAGTGATGGTGAAATTCGGATTAAACCGAACCTGTATATTTTGGTGTGGGAACCCTCATTTTTTGAAGAATTGCTCACACGTGACTATTTCTTCTTGTTTCCACCGGAGATCTTGAAACAGCACACGTTGGTGTTTCAACTCTACTCATATTTCCGCAGCCGCATGTCGCGCCGACATTCTGATGTCATGATGCTCAGTGAATTGAACCAGAAACTGGCCAGAAATATTGAATGGCGACGTTTCTCAATGGATCTGATCCGCGAACTTCGCCGCCTTTCAGAAGGGAAGGGGAGTGAGGATCTGTTTGTGGTCAATCTTTGGGGTTACCACTTGACAGTGAAAAGCACCGAAGACAAAGGCAAAGTGGTGGACTATCAAGTAGACATCAAATGTGATGTGGAGGAAGTTCTGCGTTACTCGCGTGCCAAAACCACCAACGCCGGTAAACGTAATATGGCTCCAACCTTGCCTAACCCACTACGTAATGAACTGGTTTCTAAACAAAAATTGGCAGAACTTTCGAGTATTATTGATGGTGAATTTGAGCCGATTCAGCGTAAAGCACCTTCGCCAAGAGGCCGGTTAGGCCGCCGTGTGAAACTGCGTAAACATCTGGTTGAGATCAATGCGGATGAAATTACGATTACCTTATCTCGTTATACCTCTCCAGAGGCTCTAGAACGCAGTATAACGGCCTTAGCAGCTATGACTGGACATGCCCCTTCATCAATCAAAGAAGAGTGTGTGGAGTTGATTGACAAGCTCGATTGGCTACGAGTCGAAAATGATGTGATCCAATATACCACCTTGAGCAAGCTCCTTGAGCTCTACAACAACCAGAATGAGAGTAAGCACCTTTCGATTGAAAAACTGATCGCAGGTTTAGCTGTACGTCGTAAAGTGTGCAAGATGGTTCAAGACGGACATATTGATGAAATGGTATACCGCGCATTAGATGAAATGGCAGCCGGTGTTTGA
- a CDS encoding AAA family ATPase, producing MKREQTIENLYQLAQLTQQVQADRIEIVLEERRDEHFPPMSKALMETRSGLTRRKLDEAIAKMEEAGHQFTKNNANHYSISLSEAHMLMDAAGVAKFHERKKNNENKPWIINVQNQKGGTGKSMTAVHLAACLALNLDKRYRICLIDLDPQGSLRLFLNPQISLAEHTNIYSAVDIMLDNVPDDVQVDAEFLRKNVMLPTQYPNLKTISAFPEDAMFNAEAWQYLSQNQSLDIVRLLKEKLIDKISGDFDIIMIDTGPHVDPLVWNAMYASNALLIPCAAKRLDWASTVNFFQHLPTVYEMFPEDWKGLEFVRLMPTMFEDDNKKQVSVLTEMNYLLGDQVMMATIPRSRAFETCADTYSTVFDLTVNDFEGGKKTLATAQDAVQKSALELERVLHSHWPSLNQG from the coding sequence ATGAAAAGAGAACAAACAATAGAGAATCTCTACCAACTTGCACAACTGACTCAGCAGGTGCAGGCGGATCGTATTGAGATTGTATTAGAGGAACGCCGAGATGAGCATTTTCCTCCAATGTCAAAAGCGCTGATGGAAACTCGATCTGGCCTCACTCGCCGTAAGCTCGATGAAGCGATTGCGAAAATGGAAGAAGCTGGCCATCAATTTACAAAAAATAACGCCAACCACTACTCTATCTCTCTTTCTGAAGCCCATATGCTGATGGATGCGGCGGGGGTGGCTAAGTTTCATGAACGTAAAAAGAACAATGAAAATAAGCCTTGGATCATCAATGTGCAGAACCAGAAAGGTGGGACTGGCAAATCGATGACGGCTGTCCATTTGGCGGCTTGCTTGGCACTTAACTTGGATAAACGCTACCGTATCTGTTTGATTGACTTGGATCCCCAAGGTTCTCTACGCTTATTTTTGAATCCGCAAATCAGTTTAGCGGAGCATACCAATATCTATTCTGCTGTTGATATTATGTTGGACAACGTGCCAGATGATGTACAAGTGGATGCTGAATTCCTGCGTAAAAACGTGATGTTACCGACGCAATACCCGAATTTGAAAACCATTTCAGCCTTCCCTGAGGATGCGATGTTTAACGCCGAGGCATGGCAGTATCTATCACAAAACCAATCATTGGATATCGTTCGTTTACTGAAAGAGAAACTTATTGATAAGATTTCAGGTGATTTTGACATCATCATGATTGATACAGGGCCGCACGTTGATCCGCTAGTGTGGAACGCGATGTACGCATCAAATGCCTTACTGATCCCTTGTGCGGCGAAACGACTCGATTGGGCTTCAACGGTGAACTTCTTTCAACATTTGCCAACGGTTTATGAGATGTTCCCCGAAGATTGGAAAGGGTTAGAGTTTGTCCGTTTAATGCCGACGATGTTTGAGGATGACAATAAAAAGCAAGTGTCGGTATTGACTGAAATGAACTACTTGTTGGGCGATCAAGTGATGATGGCGACCATTCCACGTAGCCGAGCTTTTGAAACCTGTGCCGATACGTACAGCACCGTGTTTGATCTCACAGTGAATGACTTTGAAGGCGGTAAAAAAACGCTCGCCACCGCTCAAGATGCCGTTCAAAAAAGCGCACTCGAACTGGAACGTGTGCTTCATTCTCATTGGCCTTCACTTAATCAGGGGTAA
- a CDS encoding ParB/RepB/Spo0J family partition protein, with product MAIKTSELNAKLFGKADKRRATTPAEAQSAAKAQAQMIELAVAGEEIVTFELMRIPADEVAQKTVVFAQNAREQAFLTEHALSDVLTTLRERGQQYPAVGRKTAEGKIEVLDGSRRRMSCILAGKEFLVYVAENINAEHAKFLSDVANAHKPLSLYEKGKEMQAKLDSGEAEDQKALAKMFQCSEALVSGALKAAALPLELLQAYPSVVELGRPTIVKLHKQFNELNEVQREQLLAKCHQEQGFVWQLSQAQGVARITKDVTETIESWIQDVLPPKRTETPKVELIKGRASYARKGSNLVLNLKRIDDELMQDILDFVQRKLN from the coding sequence ATGGCAATTAAAACTTCTGAACTCAACGCAAAACTGTTTGGGAAGGCGGATAAACGCCGTGCAACTACGCCAGCTGAAGCTCAATCAGCAGCGAAAGCACAGGCTCAAATGATTGAACTGGCAGTCGCTGGTGAGGAGATTGTCACTTTCGAGCTGATGCGCATTCCGGCGGATGAAGTTGCACAAAAGACGGTTGTGTTTGCTCAGAATGCTCGTGAACAGGCCTTTTTAACGGAACATGCGCTTTCTGATGTATTAACAACCCTGCGTGAACGGGGACAACAATACCCTGCTGTGGGTCGTAAAACTGCAGAAGGCAAGATTGAAGTGCTTGATGGTAGCCGTCGTCGCATGTCTTGTATCTTGGCGGGTAAAGAATTTCTGGTTTATGTGGCAGAAAATATTAATGCCGAGCATGCCAAGTTCTTATCTGATGTTGCGAACGCGCATAAACCTCTTTCCCTGTATGAAAAAGGTAAAGAGATGCAAGCGAAGCTCGATAGTGGGGAAGCGGAAGATCAAAAAGCGCTGGCCAAAATGTTTCAGTGCAGTGAAGCCTTAGTGAGTGGCGCATTGAAAGCAGCAGCGCTACCGCTGGAGCTTCTACAAGCCTACCCAAGCGTCGTTGAATTAGGACGCCCAACGATTGTGAAGTTGCATAAGCAGTTTAATGAGTTGAATGAGGTTCAGCGCGAGCAATTGTTGGCAAAATGCCATCAAGAGCAAGGATTCGTTTGGCAGCTTTCTCAAGCTCAAGGTGTAGCGCGCATTACCAAAGATGTGACAGAAACCATCGAAAGTTGGATTCAAGATGTACTGCCGCCGAAACGCACTGAAACACCGAAAGTTGAGTTGATTAAAGGGCGTGCAAGTTATGCGCGCAAAGGCAGTAACTTAGTGCTGAATTTGAAGAGAATCGATGATGAATTGATGCAGGATATTCTTGATTTTGTTCAGCGCAAGCTCAATTAG
- a CDS encoding ABC transporter substrate-binding protein: protein MKTFIKGLVLSAVVASSQVYAEQPTLNVYAWGGYLPEKSLKAFEQQEGVTINYSTFENNESMYTKLKLLKGTGYDVVFASAYFIEKMGREGLLAEIDHNQIPNMKDAMPAVLGLAHDPQNKYSLPYIWGITGLYYNSATLPNGISKWADLWDKQYEQQVMLIDDIRDVFGMALKLNGFSINTKNEDEIKKAYESLVALKNNVLLYNSDAPHVPYVSGEATLGMQWNGNAYQGQVEMPELKFVMPEEGAVLWMDNFTIPSGSKNIPLAHKFINFMYQPENQAEIVKSLGYASATKGGRAMLPAELRDNPTIFPSDEDMKKGEFTNDVGPETLAIYEKYWQRLRNQ, encoded by the coding sequence ATGAAAACTTTCATTAAAGGATTGGTACTTTCTGCAGTTGTTGCGTCATCTCAGGTCTATGCTGAACAACCTACACTTAACGTGTATGCGTGGGGCGGTTATTTACCAGAGAAATCGCTGAAAGCTTTTGAACAACAAGAAGGCGTAACTATTAACTATTCAACCTTTGAGAATAATGAGTCAATGTACACCAAACTCAAACTTCTGAAAGGCACTGGTTATGATGTTGTGTTTGCGTCTGCTTATTTTATCGAAAAAATGGGCCGTGAAGGGCTGCTCGCAGAAATCGATCATAACCAAATCCCGAACATGAAAGATGCAATGCCTGCCGTATTAGGCTTGGCACACGATCCTCAAAACAAATACTCGCTCCCATACATTTGGGGGATCACAGGTCTTTACTACAACTCTGCCACATTACCTAACGGCATCAGTAAGTGGGCAGACCTGTGGGATAAACAATATGAACAACAAGTTATGCTGATCGATGATATTCGTGACGTTTTCGGCATGGCTCTAAAGCTTAATGGTTTTAGTATCAACACAAAAAATGAAGATGAAATCAAAAAAGCGTACGAATCGTTAGTAGCACTAAAAAATAACGTACTGCTGTATAACTCAGACGCTCCACACGTTCCTTACGTTTCCGGTGAAGCAACACTGGGTATGCAATGGAACGGTAACGCGTATCAAGGCCAAGTAGAAATGCCTGAGCTAAAATTCGTGATGCCTGAAGAAGGTGCGGTACTGTGGATGGATAACTTCACCATTCCGTCTGGTAGCAAAAATATCCCGTTGGCGCATAAGTTCATCAACTTCATGTACCAGCCAGAAAACCAAGCAGAAATTGTAAAAAGCCTAGGTTACGCTTCTGCAACCAAAGGTGGGCGTGCAATGTTGCCCGCAGAGCTACGCGATAATCCGACGATCTTCCCATCCGATGAAGACATGAAAAAAGGCGAATTTACTAACGATGTCGGCCCAGAAACGCTGGCGATCTACGAGAAATACTGGCAGCGTCTAAGAAACCAATAA
- a CDS encoding tRNA(Met) cytidine acetyltransferase TmcA, producing the protein MTQPLTDFVRLHQLAKQHHTRFGCWLRGDPQWQSSLLNALICHFTDQSIFMLGNTELDGVTCVDYRQGQQWLGKECQWLICDLNQGWDANSFNAALGTLVGGGLLLVVGEPSSLNWAARDWLESALGELIQIDPQSICTLPNCAGISSVSTYEQQTQAIEGIIKVATGHRKRPLVLTADRGRGKTSALGMAAAQLMQSRTMNIIVTAPALASVDPLFVHAQRKLPDAGVKRGHLQWGDSSLHFMAPDELLRCQPECDLLLVDEAAALPLPLLKRLVEKYHRMVFSSTIHGYEGCGRGFSLKFQQWLRELRPQMRALHLDQPIRWAAGDALEQWQNRVFLLQSELTALPSSAHQALRFSPLTQEMAVHQPERLAQVFSLLVNAHYQTSPNDLFSLLNDDAMTLFGAYQGDVCIGCVWAVREGELDDALIDAIQRGTRRPKGHLAPVTLANQLAITEAARQSCWRILRIAVHPACQREGIGSQLLQQFIEHYEADYYATSFGVSEDLLPFWLMNGFVPVKFGSHRDQASGCYSILMVLGSGLSWLEQAQQQFTAHWIFELSDSLQALEPEIIQQLLPLCAPTHKTRPCVGLIERYAQGGSNYESVAVWLFAWLLEISGLNLTLSPLLISKVLQRKNWGECAEQFQLTGKRQVEQALRDDISALLSNLHCK; encoded by the coding sequence ATGACTCAACCGCTCACAGACTTCGTGCGTCTTCACCAACTTGCTAAACAGCACCATACTCGCTTTGGATGCTGGCTACGGGGTGATCCACAATGGCAGTCTTCTTTACTGAACGCATTGATTTGCCACTTTACCGATCAATCGATATTTATGTTAGGCAATACTGAGTTGGATGGTGTGACTTGTGTCGATTATCGCCAAGGTCAACAGTGGTTGGGGAAAGAGTGCCAATGGCTGATTTGTGATTTAAACCAAGGATGGGATGCCAATAGTTTTAACGCAGCGCTCGGTACGTTAGTTGGCGGCGGATTACTTTTAGTGGTTGGCGAGCCTTCTTCTCTGAACTGGGCTGCTCGTGATTGGTTGGAGTCTGCACTAGGTGAGTTAATTCAAATTGATCCACAGTCGATATGTACTTTGCCAAATTGTGCTGGGATTTCCTCTGTCTCAACGTATGAACAACAGACACAGGCGATTGAGGGGATTATCAAAGTCGCTACGGGGCATCGTAAGCGTCCTTTGGTTCTTACAGCGGATCGTGGCCGTGGCAAAACCAGTGCGCTTGGGATGGCTGCGGCGCAATTGATGCAGTCACGTACAATGAATATTATTGTGACCGCACCTGCATTAGCGTCTGTTGATCCGCTGTTTGTCCATGCTCAGCGTAAACTTCCGGATGCGGGTGTTAAGCGCGGCCATCTACAGTGGGGAGACTCAAGCCTACATTTTATGGCTCCTGATGAGCTGCTTCGCTGCCAGCCCGAGTGCGATTTATTGCTAGTTGATGAAGCGGCAGCACTGCCATTACCTCTATTAAAACGCTTGGTAGAGAAATATCACCGAATGGTTTTTTCATCGACCATTCATGGTTATGAAGGTTGTGGTCGTGGTTTTTCGCTCAAATTTCAGCAGTGGTTACGAGAGCTGCGCCCGCAGATGCGCGCATTGCATCTTGACCAACCGATTCGCTGGGCGGCGGGAGATGCCCTGGAGCAGTGGCAAAATCGTGTGTTTTTACTGCAAAGTGAGTTAACGGCACTACCATCATCAGCACATCAGGCATTAAGGTTCTCCCCTTTAACTCAAGAAATGGCCGTCCATCAACCTGAACGTTTGGCACAAGTGTTCTCATTGTTGGTCAATGCACACTACCAAACTTCTCCCAATGATCTGTTTTCTCTACTGAATGATGACGCGATGACGCTGTTTGGCGCTTATCAAGGGGATGTTTGTATTGGATGTGTGTGGGCGGTGCGTGAAGGGGAGTTAGATGATGCACTGATTGATGCGATACAACGTGGCACTCGTCGCCCTAAAGGGCATTTAGCGCCTGTGACGCTCGCCAATCAACTAGCGATTACTGAAGCGGCGCGTCAGTCTTGTTGGCGAATTTTACGCATCGCCGTTCATCCAGCTTGCCAGCGTGAGGGGATTGGTAGCCAATTACTCCAGCAATTTATTGAGCACTATGAAGCTGACTATTACGCGACTAGCTTCGGGGTGAGTGAAGATTTGCTGCCATTTTGGCTGATGAATGGGTTTGTTCCGGTGAAATTTGGCTCACATCGCGATCAAGCCAGCGGTTGTTATTCCATTTTAATGGTACTGGGAAGTGGGTTGAGTTGGCTGGAGCAAGCTCAACAACAATTTACCGCGCATTGGATTTTTGAACTCAGTGATTCGTTGCAAGCACTAGAACCTGAAATTATTCAGCAGTTGTTACCTCTATGTGCACCAACCCACAAAACACGGCCGTGTGTTGGATTGATTGAGCGTTACGCGCAAGGCGGCTCTAACTATGAAAGTGTTGCCGTTTGGTTATTTGCTTGGTTACTGGAAATATCGGGTTTAAACCTGACTCTTTCGCCTTTGTTGATCAGTAAAGTGTTACAACGCAAAAACTGGGGAGAGTGTGCTGAGCAGTTTCAACTCACGGGTAAACGACAAGTTGAACAAGCCTTACGTGATGATATTTCCGCTTTGCTGAGCAATTTACACTGTAAATAG
- a CDS encoding thermostable hemolysin, translating to MKHLPCLSDLTLEVINPMHPRWNEATALVRERYQQAFDAHLTVYMPAYLALLEHNEMKSVCGFRIAEQESLFLEQYLDQPADEILAQRFACSIPRGKLIEFGHLASFGRGLSAFHFLLIAQQLVAMGFEWCIFTATDPLHALMRRFGLQPTLIAKASSTRIPNASQVWGTYYQHSPRILAGNLAQGCERLNQLSLNQKQA from the coding sequence ATGAAACACTTACCTTGTCTATCGGATCTCACATTAGAAGTGATCAACCCAATGCACCCGCGCTGGAATGAGGCGACAGCATTGGTACGTGAGCGTTACCAACAAGCTTTTGATGCTCACCTTACGGTCTATATGCCCGCCTATTTAGCACTGCTTGAACACAATGAAATGAAATCGGTGTGTGGTTTTCGGATTGCTGAGCAAGAGTCTCTCTTTCTTGAGCAGTATCTCGATCAGCCCGCTGATGAAATTCTGGCCCAACGTTTTGCTTGCTCAATTCCTCGCGGCAAATTAATTGAATTTGGTCATCTTGCTTCATTTGGCCGTGGCTTATCGGCATTTCATTTTTTGTTGATCGCACAGCAATTAGTAGCGATGGGGTTTGAGTGGTGCATTTTTACCGCGACGGATCCGCTGCACGCGTTAATGCGCCGCTTTGGTTTACAACCGACTTTGATTGCCAAAGCCTCTTCTACTCGTATTCCCAATGCATCTCAAGTTTGGGGAACTTACTATCAGCATAGCCCTCGGATTTTAGCTGGGAATTTGGCACAAGGTTGTGAGCGTTTAAATCAATTATCCCTCAATCAAAAACAAGCGTGA